The Acidimicrobiales bacterium genome includes a region encoding these proteins:
- a CDS encoding SRPBCC domain-containing protein, giving the protein MTGTDDVGSGGPGTTGGGAEVEVPGEPEDVWRAIASGDGTAAWQFRTEIEGREGGTIVIRRRPFGPDAEAVITAWDPPRRLAYEEPLGPDAPALALATEYLVTARGDGTCVVRVVSSLAGDDGGWEDLLEGATQGWRMALIVLRGYLTHFAGQPAASLDTIATVGRPLSDAAAVFAAVVRPLGVEGPATTGEPFHAHDGAPPLAGTVEHLTAGYALLRSTEPSPALFAVSAFPMDGATLSVNVCGRFYGPDGPASAAREQRRWDAWLPARLARLARLKEA; this is encoded by the coding sequence GTGACGGGCACCGACGACGTCGGGAGCGGAGGCCCCGGGACGACTGGTGGTGGGGCCGAGGTGGAGGTGCCCGGCGAGCCGGAGGACGTCTGGCGGGCGATCGCCAGCGGCGACGGCACCGCCGCCTGGCAGTTCCGCACCGAGATCGAGGGCCGGGAGGGCGGCACGATCGTCATCCGCCGCCGGCCGTTCGGCCCCGACGCCGAGGCGGTGATCACCGCCTGGGACCCGCCCCGCCGCCTCGCCTACGAGGAACCGCTCGGCCCCGACGCACCGGCCCTGGCCCTGGCCACCGAGTACCTGGTGACCGCCCGGGGCGACGGTACGTGCGTCGTGCGGGTGGTCAGCAGCCTGGCGGGCGACGACGGTGGATGGGAGGACCTCCTCGAGGGGGCCACCCAGGGGTGGCGCATGGCGCTGATCGTCCTGCGCGGCTACCTGACCCACTTCGCCGGCCAGCCGGCGGCGAGCCTCGACACGATCGCCACCGTCGGCCGTCCGCTGAGCGACGCGGCCGCTGTCTTCGCCGCCGTCGTGCGCCCGCTCGGCGTCGAGGGCCCGGCCACCACCGGCGAACCCTTCCACGCCCATGACGGCGCGCCACCGCTGGCCGGCACGGTCGAGCACCTCACCGCGGGCTACGCCCTGCTGCGCTCCACCGAGCCGTCGCCGGCCCTGTTCGCCGTCTCGGCCTTCCCCATGGACGGGGCCACGCTCTCGGTGAACGTGTGCGGCCGCTTCTACGGGCCCGACGGCCCCGCGTCCGCCGCCCGCGAGCAGCGGCGGTGGGACGCCTGGTTGCCCGCCCGACTCGCTCGACTCGCTCGACTCAAGGAGGCATGA
- a CDS encoding helix-turn-helix domain-containing protein, which produces MQEVEVIQEPAAAAAALDPVRARLLAELREPASAAMLATRVGLSRQRVNYHLRQLESHGLVEVTGTRTWGGLTERLLVATAGSYVVAPELGAAGASDPARARDRLSAAYVVALAARVVREVGGMARNSSREGTRLPVLGLDSAVRFASPADRAAFADELADAVAAVAARYHDETAPDGRWHRLTASVHPVPAGVDPVAST; this is translated from the coding sequence GTGCAGGAGGTCGAGGTCATCCAGGAGCCGGCCGCGGCCGCCGCGGCGCTCGACCCGGTGCGGGCCCGGCTGCTGGCCGAGCTGCGGGAACCGGCGTCAGCCGCGATGCTGGCAACCCGAGTCGGCCTGAGCCGGCAGAGGGTCAACTACCACCTGCGCCAGCTCGAGTCGCACGGCCTCGTCGAGGTGACCGGCACCCGCACCTGGGGTGGCCTGACCGAACGGCTCCTGGTCGCCACGGCCGGCAGCTACGTGGTGGCCCCCGAGCTGGGGGCCGCCGGCGCCAGCGACCCGGCCCGGGCGCGTGACCGGCTGTCGGCCGCCTACGTCGTGGCCCTGGCCGCCCGGGTCGTGCGCGAGGTCGGCGGCATGGCCCGCAACTCCTCCCGGGAGGGCACGCGGCTGCCGGTCCTCGGCCTCGACAGCGCCGTCCGCTTCGCGTCGCCGGCCGACCGGGCCGCGTTCGCCGACGAGCTGGCCGACGCGGTCGCCGCGGTGGCCGCCAGGTACCACGACGAGACGGCGCCCGACGGCCGGTGGCACCGGCTCACCGCGTCGGTCCACCCGGTGCCGGCGGGGGTCGACCCGGTGGCGTCGACGTGA
- a CDS encoding helix-turn-helix transcriptional regulator, with translation MEPGDAARAAAAAGDYGLVIRLYRQERGLSQGQLGGVCGYSQPAISRLERGLRTYDLSTLRGVAHALDIPLHLFGLAEPALVNRRDFLAGTAMAIATTKLPRVPAEAVDYFTSQLAAHWQADRAIGPHLLIDTVAQQCRTVLRAVASTRGELHAHLLQVATAYTGLAGWLYQDAGDLAACSRWLSETLELAHRSGDPELVAYALTSKAMVRADAGDGVGAVDLAEAALTSAPQLGAKAKAMAVQQAAIGHALIGDRPAVDRCLDDMAGLLTSIEHRHFGGDRLDNDPAVVVARHRATCYGRMGMGAEAAALWAHAGVSLDHRDAGVYLARYATALLDAHRPDDAVGLAAEGLGYLRETGSARMRDELHLLRNKAITWQTTAAGRDLIDVLTTA, from the coding sequence ATGGAGCCGGGAGACGCCGCTCGAGCTGCTGCGGCGGCCGGTGACTACGGGCTGGTCATCCGGCTCTACCGCCAAGAACGGGGCCTGTCCCAGGGTCAGCTCGGCGGGGTCTGTGGCTACAGCCAGCCCGCCATCTCCCGCCTCGAACGAGGGCTGCGCACCTATGACCTGTCGACTCTGCGGGGCGTCGCCCACGCGCTCGACATCCCCCTGCACCTGTTCGGGCTCGCCGAGCCGGCACTGGTGAACCGCCGCGACTTCCTCGCCGGCACTGCCATGGCCATCGCCACGACGAAGCTCCCCCGCGTTCCGGCCGAGGCGGTCGACTACTTCACGTCCCAGCTCGCCGCACACTGGCAGGCCGACCGGGCCATCGGTCCGCACCTGCTGATCGACACCGTGGCACAGCAGTGCCGCACCGTCCTGCGAGCCGTCGCCTCCACCCGGGGCGAGCTGCACGCCCACCTCCTTCAGGTGGCCACCGCCTACACCGGGCTCGCCGGCTGGCTCTACCAGGATGCCGGCGACCTCGCTGCCTGCTCCCGCTGGCTGTCCGAGACGCTCGAGCTGGCGCATCGCTCCGGGGACCCTGAGCTCGTCGCCTACGCCCTCACCTCCAAGGCCATGGTGCGGGCTGACGCCGGCGACGGGGTCGGTGCCGTCGACCTCGCCGAAGCCGCCCTCACCTCCGCTCCCCAGCTCGGGGCGAAGGCCAAGGCGATGGCCGTCCAGCAGGCCGCCATCGGTCACGCGCTGATCGGCGACCGGCCAGCGGTCGACCGCTGCCTCGACGACATGGCCGGGCTGCTCACCTCGATCGAACACCGGCACTTCGGCGGCGACCGGCTCGACAACGACCCGGCCGTCGTCGTCGCCCGCCACCGCGCCACCTGCTACGGCCGCATGGGTATGGGCGCCGAAGCCGCCGCCCTCTGGGCACACGCCGGGGTGTCGCTCGACCACCGCGACGCCGGTGTCTACCTCGCCCGCTACGCAACCGCGCTGCTCGACGCCCACCGCCCCGACGACGCCGTCGGTCTCGCCGCCGAAGGCCTCGGCTACCTTCGGGAGACCGGCTCGGCCAGGATGCGCGACGAGCTCCACCTGCTGCGCAACAAGGCGATCACGTGGCAGACGACCGCTGCGGGCCGGGACCTGATCGACGTCCTGACCACCGCCTGA
- a CDS encoding 4a-hydroxytetrahydrobiopterin dehydratase, whose amino-acid sequence MGVRDPLDPDDVAERLAARDGWTGDTTGIEKTYTVGYDDAILIVAEIGKTAIELEHRPDIDIRWDSLHIAMTTHTAGDVTTELDFLLVDRIDAIAAEHGAVST is encoded by the coding sequence ATGGGGGTACGTGACCCACTCGACCCGGACGACGTCGCCGAACGCCTAGCCGCACGGGACGGCTGGACCGGCGACACGACCGGGATCGAGAAGACGTACACGGTCGGCTACGACGACGCCATCCTGATCGTCGCCGAGATCGGCAAGACCGCCATCGAGCTGGAACACCGGCCCGACATCGACATCCGCTGGGACAGCCTGCACATCGCCATGACCACCCACACCGCGGGCGACGTCACCACCGAGCTGGACTTCCTACTGGTCGACCGCATCGACGCCATCGCCGCCGAACACGGGGCGGTCTCGACCTGA
- a CDS encoding type II toxin-antitoxin system PemK/MazF family toxin: MSFRSVVARVVAGVTSTGGRRRGGGRTAPAPGPGDVRIAYTPDDDGQPDPGEIVWTWVPYEDDPRQGKDRPVVVIGSAGERLAVVPVSSRGPDGPPDAAAWVSIGSGRWDGEGRTSYANVDRVLRVAADDVRREGATLDRAPFDAVVAGVRRHHPDIR; encoded by the coding sequence GTGAGCTTTCGCAGCGTGGTGGCACGGGTCGTAGCCGGGGTGACGTCGACGGGCGGCCGCCGTCGGGGAGGCGGCCGGACGGCCCCAGCCCCGGGTCCCGGCGACGTCCGCATCGCCTACACCCCCGACGACGACGGCCAGCCCGACCCGGGCGAGATCGTCTGGACCTGGGTCCCCTACGAGGACGACCCCCGCCAGGGCAAGGACCGGCCGGTCGTCGTGATCGGCAGCGCCGGCGAGCGGCTGGCCGTGGTCCCGGTGTCGAGCCGCGGCCCGGACGGTCCCCCCGACGCCGCGGCCTGGGTGTCGATCGGGTCGGGCCGGTGGGACGGCGAGGGCCGCACCAGCTACGCCAACGTCGACCGGGTGCTGCGGGTGGCGGCCGACGACGTCCGACGGGAGGGCGCGACCCTCGACCGAGCCCCGTTCGACGCCGTCGTCGCCGGCGTCCGCCGCCACCACCCCGACATCCGCTGA
- a CDS encoding HAMP domain-containing sensor histidine kinase has product MHLRTKLTAGVVLATLVTFAVVGYVAVVTSKHAMRDRVDDRLLADLADVRASTTASASAAASEEPSVGDEYAVVVVTPTGTTVRSMTGSRGDPDAPPGVRIDELPGDGEVAYAQGADGTQYRVAAVDLGDDQRLVVGAPVDDLRGLADDLTRRLLVIALVAGSVLAGVAWWWIRRTTRPIETLTGRADAIARGDADRSLSVPTNTAELASLTHALDAMIGSVDASLAVRARSEARLREFIANASHELRTPLTSVSGYLQLDLDGALAEPDEHRRAIGRAAEEAARMGRLVADLQLLAELDEPDPGALWSTEPVDVAALVGDAVRAATTLDAARTWQADLPSAPLVVPAHRDQLRQVLDNLLANVRTHTPPGTTTVVTACAVDHHVVIDVADDGPGLSDDDVDHAFDRFWRQDPSRSRSSGGSGLGLSIVAALVTAHGGTVTATPTRPHGLTVHVTLPAPPP; this is encoded by the coding sequence GTGCACCTGCGCACGAAGCTGACCGCGGGCGTCGTCCTGGCCACGCTGGTCACCTTCGCCGTGGTCGGGTACGTCGCCGTCGTCACGTCGAAGCACGCCATGCGCGACCGGGTCGACGACCGCCTGCTCGCCGACCTGGCCGACGTCCGGGCGAGCACGACGGCGTCGGCGTCGGCGGCTGCCTCGGAGGAGCCGTCGGTCGGTGACGAGTACGCCGTCGTGGTCGTGACCCCCACCGGCACGACGGTCCGCTCGATGACCGGGTCCCGAGGTGATCCCGACGCACCGCCCGGCGTGCGGATCGACGAGCTGCCCGGCGACGGCGAGGTCGCCTACGCCCAGGGCGCCGACGGGACGCAGTACCGCGTCGCCGCCGTCGACCTCGGCGACGACCAGCGGCTGGTCGTCGGCGCCCCTGTCGACGACCTCCGCGGCCTGGCCGACGACCTCACCCGCCGGCTCCTGGTGATCGCGCTGGTGGCCGGGTCGGTGCTGGCCGGCGTGGCGTGGTGGTGGATCCGGCGCACGACCCGGCCGATCGAGACGCTCACCGGGCGGGCCGACGCCATCGCCCGCGGCGACGCCGACCGCAGCCTGTCGGTGCCGACCAACACCGCCGAGCTGGCCAGCCTGACCCACGCGCTCGACGCCATGATCGGCAGCGTCGACGCCTCGCTCGCCGTGCGGGCGCGGTCCGAGGCCCGGCTGCGGGAGTTCATCGCCAACGCCTCCCACGAGCTGCGCACGCCCCTCACGTCGGTCAGCGGCTACCTCCAGCTCGACCTCGACGGTGCCCTCGCGGAGCCCGACGAGCACCGCCGGGCGATCGGCCGCGCCGCCGAGGAGGCCGCCCGCATGGGACGCCTGGTCGCCGACCTGCAGCTCCTGGCCGAGCTCGACGAGCCCGACCCCGGCGCGCTGTGGTCCACCGAGCCCGTCGACGTCGCCGCCCTGGTCGGCGACGCCGTCCGGGCCGCCACCACCCTCGACGCCGCCCGGACGTGGCAGGCCGACCTGCCGTCGGCGCCGCTGGTCGTGCCCGCCCACCGCGACCAGCTCCGGCAGGTGCTCGACAACCTGCTCGCCAACGTCCGGACCCACACCCCGCCCGGCACCACCACCGTCGTGACCGCCTGTGCCGTCGACCACCACGTCGTGATCGACGTCGCCGACGACGGACCCGGGCTGTCCGACGACGATGTGGACCACGCCTTCGACCGGTTCTGGCGGCAGGACCCGTCACGCTCCCGCTCGTCGGGCGGCAGCGGGCTCGGCCTCTCCATCGTCGCCGCCCTCGTGACCGCCCACGGCGGCACCGTCACCGCCACCCCCACCCGACCCCACGGCCTCACCGTCCACGTCACCCTCCCCGCGCCGCCGCCCTGA